One Streptomonospora salina genomic window, GCCCTACCCCTCCGGATGAATGTTCCAGCCGCGCGCTCGGCGTGCTCGCCGACGCGCTGCGGGCCCACCGCAAACAGGTCGGAACCCGGTGGCGCCGGCTCTCCGCCGGCCGCCAGGGGCTGAGCTGCCTGGACCCGAAGAACTCCTAACGCAATGATCTCCGAGGTGGTCGGATCGCTCCAGGACCGGTGATCCGGAGGTGCGGGCTGCCCGCGGCCGCAGCCGTGGGCAGCCCCGAACGGTGGGACAAGCTCACATACAGACCACGATCTTCCCCCGCGTGTGTCCCCGCTCGGCGTATGCGTGCGCTTCCGCGATCCGTTCGAGCGGGTAGGTCCGCTCGATGCGCGGTGTGTAGCGGGCTTGCCGGCCGAGTTCGCCCGCTTCGGCGAGGAGCGCGGAATCGTTTTCCGCGTTGGCCAAATGCACACCCAGGCGATGCGCGTTGGCGTAGTCGGCGATCGTCGACACGCGGACAGGGTCGCCCACGATCGCGATGAGATCGGCCAGAGACCCGGAGGCCGCAGTGTCGAGGGCGATGTCGACACCGTCCGGAGCCAGGGCGGCGAGGCGTTCCGCGAGGCCAGTGCCGTAGGTGGTGGGAACGGCTCCGAGAGAGGTAAGAAACGCGTGATTGCGCTCGCTGGCCGTCCCGATCACGGTGGCGCCCTGAGCCACCGCGATCTCGACCGCAGCACTGCCCACTCCTCCGGCGGCGCCCTCGATGAGCAGAGTGCGCCCCCGCAGGGGACCGAGCGCCTTCAGTCCGCCCATCGCGGTCACGGATCCCAGACCGGCGCCGGCGGCCTCCTCGTCGGTCCACGTGGTGGGCGCGTGGGCCCAGGCCGAGAGCACGGCCAGCTCCGCCGTCGCGCCGGTGACGCCGCCCAGCCCGAAGACACGGTCGCCGATGCTCACGCCCTGCACACTCTCACCGGTCTCGTCGACCACGCCGACGGCATCACGCCCAGGAATCGCGGGCAAGTCCACGGGGAGCACCTCGTGCACCGCACCGGAACGCACCTTCCAGTCGACGGGATTGACGCCGGCCGCCGCAACGCGGATGCGGATCTCGCGGGCCCCGGGATGCGGGTCCGACACCTGCTCGACCATGAGAGTCTCGACACCGCCGTACTCGTGATAACGGA contains:
- a CDS encoding NADP-dependent oxidoreductase; the protein is MRAVRYHEYGGVETLMVEQVSDPHPGAREIRIRVAAAGVNPVDWKVRSGAVHEVLPVDLPAIPGRDAVGVVDETGESVQGVSIGDRVFGLGGVTGATAELAVLSAWAHAPTTWTDEEAAGAGLGSVTAMGGLKALGPLRGRTLLIEGAAGGVGSAAVEIAVAQGATVIGTASERNHAFLTSLGAVPTTYGTGLAERLAALAPDGVDIALDTAASGSLADLIAIVGDPVRVSTIADYANAHRLGVHLANAENDSALLAEAGELGRQARYTPRIERTYPLERIAEAHAYAERGHTRGKIVVCM